The Medicago truncatula cultivar Jemalong A17 chromosome 7, MtrunA17r5.0-ANR, whole genome shotgun sequence genome includes the window ATCAaccatcattatcatcattaaTCTACAATTAGAAGAGAATTTAGTGTGCCAACAATAATGAGTCCACAAGTATTTTTAATCACATTTTGGGGAAGAGTTATCAATGAGTGGTTGTTGGTGAGCTTGGGTAGCCATTGCCAATTCAAATTGCTTTAACGTAATTGGAGATAAAGAAAGTAATTCAGGTGCCTTCAAATTGTCCCAttctttaacattatttgtgGTTGTTGACCCATCAAGTCCAATATGTGTTACATGCTTTACATCCGTTGGATACCCTATTTCCATATCTTGTTCCATCTCCTCAATATGCTTTTTGTAAACTAAATAAATCGAAGTCAACAAAATATTACAAACATGCATCTATAATAATGATATAATATAAgcaatgtaaaaaaaagaaagatacaaaCATCTAATTATATTTCACCATAATACAAATATATGAATAAGTGGGATTGAAATAAATAGGAAAATCATCCAGGCACGTGCattattttttccttataaaaaatgtaattaaattaaactatagTTTCACTCTGTAGCTCAAAAGCTTCAtgttaataaataaactaacttttaaaagcatttttatttttaatttaaatattaataattaaattcttctaataaaatattcttatgttataaatgtttatacaaaatcattttaatgttTTAGCTCGGGTGACCATAAATGCATAAACTTAGCTAACTCTaacatttttattgttgttttagtctttcttttgaaataaaatatcctGACTTCTAACAAATTATGCCTtctcctattaaaaaaaaacaaattatgcccttgatttgtaaaaattaaataaattatcccttcttaaaaaaaatgtaacaaaataattgtatacCACCGACAGTTATGAATGTAACTTTTGGATGCGCGAGAACAATTTTAGAAGTTTAAAGAATAGTTTTCGCTTTATTATGACTCATCTCCTACTAAAATAAGGGCCAATTAAAGTAGTTCATTGGACTCGAACTATTTCAGCTCTATTTATATCAGATAAATTGTAGCGTATAAGTGCGAGAAAATTCCTCTTCTCACTTCTCGAATTTCTCCAAAACATATCCCAAcgataattatttttgaaaagaatacTCCATCGATAATTAATCGCCGTTCAGCTATCCAACGATAGTTAAATGTTGTTAGACACTTTTTAAAgtgattcaattattttttaaatcttaaAAGTGTCCAACAACACTTATATTCAGCAGGAAAGTCGAAcgacattttaaaaaaatacaatttaaaaagTGAGATGAATAATATTCGAAGTTTGAATGGTAAAACTATAGTTATTTGGTAAAATATTTGCTCTCACGAGCTTCTAATATCTTTCATTAGCTTATAACAATTTGTTTGAGACACTCCAAGTTGTGTTTGAGCTTAAACAACATATTGTTTTCTCATTTTTatccttattattttaattaaataaatttaaatattaattttacaaaatattttaaattcaatatTTCAACTTATCCCTTATTAACTATCTAGCTActcattttatatgcaggggtcatGGTTCAAACCCCAACACTTCACTTATCcataattgtgtgagctctaacacAACTTGAAGTGTCTAGCCACTCTAGatgttacttgacaaaaaaaaaaaaaaaactatctggCTACTCTATATGTTATGTGTTATACATTGTATATGTTATATCGCAGGCAGCAGTATGCGAGAGGGGTTAGAATCTACTCTCGAGTTGGCATAACGCGCAGACATGCCGCACTAAAGCGACAACACAGGGAGCTATAAGGGTAACATCGATGCAGCTTTCTCCAGGTCAAGTAGTAGAGTGGGGATTGAAATGTGTATTAGAGGCGTTTAAGGAAGTTTTGTTTTAGCAAAAGCATAATGAATTTTGTCCATCCTAAAAGTTGATGAATGAGAGGATTTAGGCCTACTGTTTGTTTGTTATCAGATGGTTGAAGGATTTGCATATTAGTAATGTGATTTTTGAGTTAGACTAGTTTTCATAGTAATAGTAGAGATGAATCTGAACTTGGAGCTATTATAAGAGAATGAATTCTCATCCTTTTTCATACACTTTGAGTTTAttagaaaacaaacaaatgagGGTGTTCATGGCCTTGCTATGGTGGCTACATCTCTACCTAGTTTCCGTTTGTTCATTTATATGCCCGATTGTATCCAAACTATTATTGCTAATCAAATGAGATAGTTAtttatcgtaaaaaaaaatactttttgttaaattttacaCATATCTAtgcatttaaattttaaactatgaTGTATATGCTACTTAATTTGATTATCTGTCGGGTATTCAATGaaatcaaaattccatgtacaaacaaaaacaaattaatcataatttccaacaataaaataaagtagaAGTTGTTAAACTCACAAAATAATTGAGATAAACTCTTGATACCCCTGATCAATCTCTGTATGCCTGCAGCTACATTAGGCTTTGGTAGAACAAAAAATCCAGAAGAcctttttttcttgattttggtTGTGATGATGACTTGTCCTTCTTGTCTTCCTtgcaaacaaatatttcaaattacGAACTCCAAtaactaaagaaagaaaaatgaatgaatatagaAACATTGAAATAGCTTTAGAGGAGAAACTACTTGAATCAATTGAGTCTTTTGAATCTATTTTTTGCCCTTTTTGTTCACCTAATTCCACACTTGAATTAGAAGCACACctgaaagaaaaaggaagaactACTAATCTCTCCATATGATTTCTCATTTCTTCTAaacccaatattttttttttttttttttgtatatatgtaTCAACTATGAATAGGGAACCTACAATTGGGGATTATATTTAGGTTCATATTTGTCTTTGTGATCAAGCTAGAATGATTAATGTGGGGAATtaataaactattttaaatCCAAGGTTGGTAAGTGAGATATAAAGTGTAGAGTACTATAATGGAGTGGGTATATTATTAATGTTAGAGTAGTTAGTTGGTTAAACTGTTCAACTCAACTTGCTTTAGAGTTTTTTTGTActaaaagaaatttgtttttaagaTTGCTAAGCCAATTAGAAGGATTAATTATAATTGAGTTCTATCTAAAATCAAGATTTGTTTCTCTACTAGCTCTCAAGCAATAATTACCCTATTTTAAAGGGGGGGACCCTTCTTACTTGTGTACTAAGCATTCTttttggagaattttcacaTCTCTACATcataaagtttttgtttttatcattttataagtTGTGTTTTGACTTCATTAGGTAACTTAATTTGTGCCAATGATTGAGTGTTACTTGaatataatcaacatcatagAGTGAATCACAAGGGAATTCCACAAATGACAATCAAGCACGTGACCAAAGTATTTGTTCTTCTCCCTTCCTTTATTGTTTGGTAtagtttctatttatttatttaaaatttaacctTTAAGTTGGTAGAAGAAGATGATTTCATGGGTGAAAGGAAATTCAGTTTAGGTAATGAGTTTTGACTCTACTGATTCCTTTACTAGTAAAAATTTAGGTTAAAAGGTAGAAACTCGTGCAAAGTTACTGAAAGCTATTTAGTGCGAACAAATTATCTAACTATGGATATGTTGATGCTATTTGGATTCTCTCATGTttgaatcaaacacaaaatgatatattttttttttttttttacacattatATATAGagttgtataatatttttttagaacacTCCCTTGATGTGTATATGAGTTCTAAAATATTGACAGACATACATAAAGCGACATAATTATTAAGGAATCttaaaattcaaaagtttcatTGATGTGTATATTCAAAGCTAAGTTAAACTACTTTGGATAAAAAGAAGTTATAATGGGAAAGCCTACCCTAAGGAACTACATGTGGCGAAAACATGGTCTAAATGAGACTGGCATACGATTGTATTAgtgaaatgagtttttttttatttgaatgaaagtgaaatgAATGAGTCTATTCACATATACTCCTATGATTTTTCTTTGCAACTTCGGTATctaaatcacatcatcaaattaatTTGAAGATGTGTTTTAAGTGGTTAGAATGATAATGGATCTTCTCACATGTTAGAGAATAAGTGTCATTTCTTATCATTCATATTTATTCTATCTAAATTTTTCATGTTTAACTCTCTTTATGAATTTGAGACATCACACCTTACTTTCTCATGTGTAATTTACAATTGAGAGAGTCTATTTCCGGTCAAAAATGccatcaattttcaatataaataacacatgtaaaaatagataagaataaatttaaatattaaaaagatttatatttttttttatcctcaatttttaaatattaaaaaatattctcaaatctGTAACacatcgtaaaaaaaaaattggaataaaatttttgaaaaaaaatctgaattttcctaaatttttaaataaatttgtatccagatttttaaaaataaaaatattttccagattttttttttgttgagaaatttaaaacacttctttttcgaaaaatatatatttccaaattttcgaaattaatttgaaatatatttttttcgtaaattataaattttggaaaatatttttcgtaaaaaaaaaatcctgaatttttttttaacttttacaaattttttaattttttttttttttaattatcatcATGCCACATAATCAGATATCCATAGTCAGTATGTCACGTCAGCAATTCTGCACAGTCACATAGGTCATGGattaaaatcaaagaatcttattttaTAGGGTTGGAATTTAAATAATTGTTCACGGGGAACCACATTATAAAATTTGTCTAATTTTAAATGAAACCCTTCATTCCATTTCTGAAATTTAAGTTTGTAAATAACAAtgtatgaattaaaaaatattttctttaatctcAAGAGAGTTCCAATTAAGAAACTGTTCTTTAGTCTTATTGTTTAAACCCATcattaacatttatttatttaatcaaaatatataaaaaataaaaataaaaaaaacgaaacaaaaactgcaaaatacaaaaaattcaaaataaaaaagaggcaTGTATATTGTATTCTTTCCTTATCTATTTTGCTATCCAAGCAAAGACCCGTGTTTGatagttttcttcattttctatttGTGTCCAAACAATACACACATCTACCTCTCACACATATCTCATCATGTAACtgaaaaaacagagaaaacacATACCATAACACCTCTCAATCATGTACGTtcatttgatgttttctttaCATGAACCATACATGTCTACCCACAATATAAACGATGGGGTGAAGTTGAAGTTGGGTTAGGGAGATCACATAGAGGAAAACCTTATTTTTACTTACACCATTGCCCCCTATTACAATCCCTcattattgtctttttttttgttcgtACATCAATTTTGCCATTATTATcaccttctttctttttcacctTAAATTAAATGATCATTTAGTAGTTGACACTCTCTTTCTAGTATTCAAATATAtttcgataaaaaaatatagccTAAAATTTTGGTGGATATTGGTCTGGGTGAAAATAGGTCAGATCGACTGATATGGATTGAGTTTACTTCAGACCAGACCAAACTAGGATTTTTTAAATAGACCAAGTTAACACTTTTTAAAAACTCTATGtagataaaaaagttaaaattcagGCCCTAAAGAAAACCTTTTAGGTCTTCCAAGTCGGCTTACTTGAATAATTTTCCTATATAgttattttttaggcttaattgcacttttccccctatcTATtgttaattgtgcgattttgcacccttttttttttttttagcgatTTTGCACtctatcttttgccaattgtgttttgttcaaaatcatcattaaaagagaggaaaaatggctaaagatagggtgcaaaatcgctcaaaaagaagaagaatgggtgcaaaatcgcacaattagcaaaaagaTAGGGGGTAAAAGCGCAATTGAAcacaaagatggggtgcaaaatcagaAAGGAGGCAAAAAGatgggtgcaaaatcgcacaattagcaaaaaataggggggaaagtgcaattaaacatattttttttattatattagaccttatatttctttgttaaacattttaatcttttgttttaagaaaaaaaacattttcataagcatattaaatgacattaatttttgacatttttaaatatactattataatcattatt containing:
- the LOC11442907 gene encoding CRIB domain-containing protein RIC4 → MRNHMERLVVLPFSFRCASNSSVELGEQKGQKIDSKDSIDSRRQEGQVIITTKIKKKRSSGFFVLPKPNVAAGIQRLIRGIKSLSQLFFYKKHIEEMEQDMEIGYPTDVKHVTHIGLDGSTTTNNVKEWDNLKAPELLSLSPITLKQFELAMATQAHQQPLIDNSSPKCD